TTGCGGTACTAACTATTTTCTGGAAAGAGCGTGACGCTTAGAAGGATCGCCGATCCATCTGTTACCGTGGTCCGCCGCCGTCCCGCCTTGCTTCCGCCCACTTGCAAAACCCACTAATACCAAAGCGCATCGATACCGTCCATGAGACCACCTTGCGATGAAGCCGTAATCCGATCAGCAGAGGTCGGAGTTCCGTGTAGGCCGGAAGCGAGACACTGGACACTGGCTGCAACCATTCTCGGGTCCAGCATGGCGTTCATCGATAGCACGGTCGTCAATGTCGCGTTGCCTGCGCTCCAAGACAGCTTCAATACAACGGTCGTAGGTGTGCAATGGGTGGTCGAATCTTATGGACTGTTCCTGGGCGCTTTGATTCTAGTCGGCGGCTCACTCGGCGATTTGTTTGGCCGGCGTCGTACGTTCGTGGTTGGGGTGGCGATCTTCGCCGTAGCTTCCCTGGCTTGCGGACTTGCCTCAAGCATTCATCAATTGATCATTGCGAGGAGCATTCAGGGTGTAGGGGCGGCGCTCCTCGTGCCTGGTAGCCTCGCCATTATCAGTACGTCGTTCGACGAGAAGCATCGAGGCCAGGCGATCGGCACGTGGTCTGGCTTCACATCGATCACCGCCGCTATAGGGCCACTTCTCGGCGGCTGGCTGATTCAGCATGCATCCTGGCGCTGGGCATTCTTCATCAATCTGCCGCTTGGGGTGGCGGTGATCGTCATTTCGTTTTGGAAAGTCACGGAAAGCCGCAGCCCACACGCTGGTCGCGTGGACTGGCTGGGAGCCCTTTTGGCGACGATCGGCCTTGGCGGTGTGGTAAATGGGTTCATCGAATCTCCCAATCTCGGTTGGAGAAATCCTGTAGTTTTCGTAAGCCTGATCGTCGGCTTTGGCTGCCTCATTGCGTTCGTGTTCGTTGAGCGGAACGTCGCTTCTCCGATGGTCCCGCTCACGCTCTTCGAATCGAGCAGCTTCAGTGCTGCGAACCTGCTCACGCTTTTTCTGTATGCCGCTATTGGTGTTTTCTTTTTCGTGTTCCCGTTGAACCTGATCCAGGTCCAGGGGTATTCCGCAACCGCGACCGGCGCTGCCATCCTTCCATTGATTCTGCTGATGTTTCTTTTGTCCCGCTGGTCTGGGGGACTCGTCGCGAACTACGGCCCAAGAGGTCCGCTGATCATCGGCCCGCTTGTTGCCGCGACGGGTTTCATTATGTTCGCTGTGCCCTCCGTCGACGACAGCTACTGGAGGTCCTTCTTCTTAGCGGTGGTTGTTCTGGGGTTTGGGATGGCAATCACTGTAGCTCCCCTTACCACGGTTGTTATGAATTCCGTAGAGCAAGACTGGGTCGGCACAGCTTCCGGAATCAACAATGCGGTCGCCCGCGTCGCTGGCGTACTTGCGATTGCAGTCCTAGGGATTGTGATGGTGAGCGCCTTCGGTTCTCGCCTAAATCGCAACCTGGCTCCGCTGTCTCTGCCGCCCGAGATACGTCGGCAGCTTCACTCGGAGGAGATCAAACTCGCCGGGTTGCAGGTTCCCGCAGGCCTCACCCCTGGCACAACAACCGCCATTCAACAAGCGGTTAGAGAAGCATTTCTGTTTGGGTTCCGAACGATTATGCTGATTTGCGCAAGTCTGTCTGTCGCAGCTGCCGCAGTCGCGTGGCTGATGATTCCGACGGCACCCCAAGCGTGTTAACTCGCCTCTGTCAGTGCAGTGCGAGCTTTTTCAAATGTCGGCATGCGGAAATGTTTGTGATTCACAATCGGCCGGCGGGGCGTCACGTCCTCTTGGGGAGGAGTTCTGCGTTTCTGAATTCCTCAGGCGTATTGACGTTCGCACATGCACGTTTGTGCTCTGGCGGGGGATCGATAATGAGAGTGCGCGGATGGTCGAGCAGGGCGGCAATGCGCGCGTTCTCGGGCTGTTCGATTACCCTGCGCTCCAGTGCTGCGAGTGCTTGCGGCTCATACAACGCCAGGATCGGGCATGGATGGCCATCCTCCTGTCGTGGAACCAAGGCCCAATTTCCCGGGCGTCGAAGCGAAATTAGCCATTCTATGTCCTCCATGCGCAGCCAAGGATGGTCACAGGCAGCGACGACCCACGCGGCTTCCGGTGCCCAGCGGTGTGCTGCGAGCAGCCCAGCGCAGGGTCCCTTGAACCCCGGAGCATCTGGCAGTCCGACCAGGTCATCCAGGGACGGCGGAACCGGCCCGGCTCCGAGCGTCAGAACGTCGCGCCTGCATCGGTCGGCTCCAAGCGCCGCGGCCACGATTTCTCCAAGTTGTCTGTCGCCGAACTTGAGCAACTGCTTCGCGGATCCCATGCGTGAACTCTTGCCGCCGATTAATAGTCCACGATAGAGCGGCCGAGCGCTCCATGCTTTGGGCAGCCATGCATCCACGTACTCAAGGAAACACGCGAGCCGCTGACTCTCCCGCTTCAGAGTTGCAATAACGTTAACGATATTCTCTGCGACCGCGGTGTGCACGGAATCTTCCAGCCAGAACTTCGGTAGCTGCGTATCCTTGTGCCCCTCCACAAGTACCAGATCATGGTCTCGCGCTAGATCCGCTAGCGTTGCGTCCAAGGTGAGTGAGGTCGTGAGTCCACGGCGCTGAAACTGCTGGTTCGCTCCACGTAGTGCAACAGTCGCGCCGGCTTGAAACAGGCGGTCGGAATCTTTCCCCGGCGTATCTACGATGACTCCGTGCGCATCGTGTTTCACCACTGCTACAGAGAGTCCGCGGGCGACCAACTGGGGTATCGCCGCCTCCAGCAGAGTGGTCTTTCCGGATCCTGAGAAACCACATATTGCGAGCACCGGGGTGCCGTATCGTTGGAAAGGATCGCGACGGAAGCTCACTCCGATTCTCCTACCCAGGCGACCATAAGTTCATTCCTGTCTTCGGCATTTTCAGCAAGTAGTGTAGTAGATTGCACAACGTGTGTGGCAAACTCACAGCGCAGCAACCCGCCGCTGCGCCAGCAGGTAGTACAGGGCAAGCATGATCAGCAGGAATCCGTTCACGCTCAGCACCACCGGCGCCGTAAACATGGGAACCAGCCATCCCGACAAGAGATTCCCCATTGGCATTCCGCCGCGAAAAGCAAAATTGTACAGGCTCATTACGCGCCCGCGCATTTCGTTCGTGGTGATCAACTGCACCAGCGAATTCACCATGGCGAAGACCGCCATCATGGAAGCGCCTACCAGAACCAGCATGGCCCCGCTCACGGGCAGAGATTTTGAAAACGCGAAGCCGGAAATCCCCACACCCAGGCAGATGAGCGCGCCGAGGGCGACTCGCCCCTTGCTGCTTACATTGCCCACGGCAGCGATTATGAGCGAGCCGCAGATTGAACCGAGTCCCATAAGCGCGAGCAGATTGCCATAGGTCTCGGGACCGCGATGAAAGATGTCCTTAACAAAAACGGGAATATAGGTGCGCATGGGCATGCTCAAGGCGGTCATGCAGAAGGCAAGCGCGATCAGCGCTTCCATTGAGCTCTGCTTGCGGGCAAACGTAATTCCCTGCTTCAGACTACCGAAGATCGACTCCGTAGTCTTCAGCGGCAAGAAGCGAGCACTGATGATCGACAGAGACACGATAGGCGCCAGGAAAGAAATCGCGTTCAGGCCGAAGCACCACGTCTCGCCAAGCTTCGCCAAGGCTTGCCCGGCCAGCGCCGGACCGATCATGACCGCAATGTTGAACTGAATGGAATTCAGCGCGATGGCATTGGGCATGTCTTCCTTATCGACGAGAGTGGGAATCAGCGCCTGATAGGCTGGCCCTCCGAAGGCCTGCGCTAAGCCGGAAACGAACGAAAGACAGAGGATATGCCAGACGTGTACCAGATCGGTTGCCACAAGAATGGTCAGCGCCGCTGCGCTGGCCATCTGCAGGTACTGGGAAGCGAGCAGGATTCGCCGCCGCTCGACACGATCGGCCACCACGCCTCCGATCAGAGAAAACAGGAAGATGGGAATGCCTGCGAGGAACTGGTCCAGCGCAAGCAAAAAAGCCGAGTGGCTGAGACGATAGATCAGCCAGCCCTGTGCCACCATTTGCATCCAGGTTCCGATGCTGGACGCACAGGCGCCAAACCACATCAGGCGGAAGTCGCGATACTTAAATGCTTTAAATACTCGGCCAATCAAATGAACACTTCCCCAGGGCTACACAGCAGCCCAACATACGGCTGCACCGGACAGCGGCCGTGGGGTAAGCCGCCAGACTGAATTCGCATCGTGTGGACGATCCATGAGGCGCAGCGCATTAAGTTTTCGTTGCGTCAAATGAATCTAGCAGCTCTCAGATATCTAGCATAGACACACTCGTGTGCGTGATTACCGACGCCGCGATTCGTCGCCCCTGTCTCCATCCCTTCCGTAGAAGATACCGGCCAAAGCCGCTATCAGCACATAGCGTCAGTTAGCCCAAAACGCCGGGTCTAATGGCACCAGGATATCGGCGCGATTACTCGTGTCACATTTCCCTCCTACTTGATCGTCAGGTTGAGGGTTGCAAAGTGCTGCAGGGCACCGCTCGTGCCGCTCAATTGCAGGTTGTAGGTCCGCGGCGCCGGGTTTCGGAAACCAAATCCTCCACCGCAGGCCGACGTGCTCACGATTCCAACCGCGAGCAGCATGCAAACCATGAAGGCAGCACGATTCGTACGCCCCGCGCCTAACCGGCGGAGGTGCACCATGCCGAGCATTGGCAGCAGACCCAGTGCCAGCACCGGCAAACCAGCACCCCGAGCGCTCAGGCCGGCAACAACTCTGGGAGTCTGCACCTGGACCGTTATAGTCTGCGAAGCAGTGCCGGCAGCTACGCTGCCAGGCGTAATAGTGTAGGTCGCACCCGCTGGCACGCCGCTCAGGTTCAGAGTAACGGCAGCAGGAAAGGTTGATCCGTTCGTTGGAGTGACTTGGAGTTGATAAGTCGCAATACCTCCCGGCAGCACGGTGGTGAAGAGACTCGTTCCCTCGCCTCCGGCGGTGGTCAGTTTGAAGTCCTGCACGGTTTGATTGACCCGGGTGGAGATAAATCCGTTGAAGTTGGAGTCGCCGCTGTAGTCAGCCGTCAGATTGTGTGTGCCTGCGGAAAGCGTGACAGTCAGCGTGGCCGTGCCGGTGCTATCCAGTGTGCCGCTGCCCAGTGCCGTGGTGCCATCCAAGAAATTTACGCTTCCGGTTGGTATTCCATTTGCGGAGGTCACCTTAGCCGTAAGAGTCAGACCACTCATAAGCATAACCGTGGGTGCGCTGGTCTGCAGTGTAGCCACGGTTCCCGCCTTCGTGATGGTGAACTCCGCCGTACCGTAGGCGACGTCGTAGTTGCTCAGCACTGCTGCCGGGCTGAAAGTCGAACTGATGATATAGGGCGAACCTGCCACCGTCTCGCCCGGTGTGCGCGCGTAGGTAGCAGCTACGTTATCTGAAGCGAGAAAACCGGACAACGTTCCGGTCAAAATGGGGTCAGCCGTACCGTAAGTCTTCGAGACAGCATTTGGCGTCACCCAGACCATTGCTTTTTCAATGGTAAACGCCGCCACATTGTAGGTGATGTTGTAGTTGCCGAGCACACCGGAAGGACTGAGCGTGGCGCTGATCGTGTATGGGCCGCCCGTGACTGTTTCGCCTGCGGCGCGCGTGTACGTGGCGGCTACATTGTCACTCGCCACAAAACCCGTTAGTGTTCCAGTCAAGGTGGGTTCGCTAGTGCCGTAGGGCTTCGAAACAGCATTGGGCGTCACCGAGGCTGGGGCCTTGTTGATGGTGAACGCCGCCGTTTTGTAGGTGATAGTGTAGTTGCCAAGCACTTCTGTCGGGCTCAGCGCGCCACTGATAGTGTACGGACCACCTGCGACTGTCTCGCCCGCGATGCGGCTGTAACTGGCAGTTATGTTGTCTGAAGCCTGGAAGCCAGACAGTGTGCCGCTCAACGCCGGATCAGCCGTTCCGTACGCCTTGGCACTCGCTGTCGGAGTCATCGAGGCAGCGGCCTTGTTGATCGTGAAGATTGCCGTATTGTAAGTGATGTTGTAATTGCCCAACGCTCCGGCCGGACTCAGCGTGGCGCTGATCGAGTACGGACCGTCCGTAACCGTCTCGCCCGATGTCCGGCTATAGCTGGCGGTTACATTGTCTGAAGAAAGAAAACCCGTCAGTGTCCCAATGAAGGCCGGATCGGCGTTGCCGTAGGTCTTGCTGGAAGCTGTCGGCGTCACCGTAGCAGAGGCCTTGTTGATCGTGAAGATCGCCGTGTTGTAAATGATGTTGTAATTGCCTAACGCTCCGGCCGGACTCAGCGTCGCGCTGATCGAGTACGGACCGTCCGTAACCGTCTCGCCCGGTGTCCGGCTATAGCCGGCGGTTACATTGTCCGAAGAAAGAAAACCCGTCAATGTTCCTATGAAGGCCGGATCGGCTGTACCGTAGGTCTTGCTGGAAGCTGTCGGCGTCACCGTAGCAGAGGCCTTGTTGATCGTGAAGATCGCCGTGTTGTAAGTGATGTTGTAATTGCCCAACGCTCCGGCCGGACTCAGCGTCGCGCTGATCGAGTACGGACCGTCCGTAACCGTCTCGCCCGGTGTCCGGCTATAGCCGGCGGTTACATTGTCTGAAAAGAGAAAGCCGGAGAGCATACCGCTCAATACCGGATCGGCCGTGCCATACGTCTTGCTGGCTGGCATGGGCGTCACCGAGGCCGTTGCCTTGTCCACTATCACGGTCACGGATGCCGTAGCTGTCGCGTAATTGGTAGTGTCGTTCGGGATGAATGTGACGTTCAGTGTGTGGCTACCCGCATTCAGCATCGTGCCCGACGCCGGGCTGTACGACCACGTGCCTTCGACCGTAGTGGTTGCGTTGAGATGAGTTCCGCTCAACCCCGCGCCGTAAATAATATTGGCCGGTGCCTTCCACGTGATGAGCGGAGTTGCAGGGACAATCGTTTCTATCATCGTCGCGCTGCTGCCGATGTAGCCAGCATCGCCCGAATAAATAGCCTTGATTGTATGCGTTCCGACTATCAGCGACGATATGGTTAATGTCCCCTGGCCCCCGCTCAGTGCCTGCTGCCCAATCTGCGTGCTGCCATCGTAGAAGGTCACCGTTCCGGTTGCAGCGACGGGCGCAACCACGGCAGTAAAAGTCAC
Above is a genomic segment from Clostridia bacterium containing:
- a CDS encoding MFS transporter; the encoded protein is MIGRVFKAFKYRDFRLMWFGACASSIGTWMQMVAQGWLIYRLSHSAFLLALDQFLAGIPIFLFSLIGGVVADRVERRRILLASQYLQMASAAALTILVATDLVHVWHILCLSFVSGLAQAFGGPAYQALIPTLVDKEDMPNAIALNSIQFNIAVMIGPALAGQALAKLGETWCFGLNAISFLAPIVSLSIISARFLPLKTTESIFGSLKQGITFARKQSSMEALIALAFCMTALSMPMRTYIPVFVKDIFHRGPETYGNLLALMGLGSICGSLIIAAVGNVSSKGRVALGALICLGVGISGFAFSKSLPVSGAMLVLVGASMMAVFAMVNSLVQLITTNEMRGRVMSLYNFAFRGGMPMGNLLSGWLVPMFTAPVVLSVNGFLLIMLALYYLLAQRRVAAL
- a CDS encoding MFS transporter produces the protein MRPPCDEAVIRSAEVGVPCRPEARHWTLAATILGSSMAFIDSTVVNVALPALQDSFNTTVVGVQWVVESYGLFLGALILVGGSLGDLFGRRRTFVVGVAIFAVASLACGLASSIHQLIIARSIQGVGAALLVPGSLAIISTSFDEKHRGQAIGTWSGFTSITAAIGPLLGGWLIQHASWRWAFFINLPLGVAVIVISFWKVTESRSPHAGRVDWLGALLATIGLGGVVNGFIESPNLGWRNPVVFVSLIVGFGCLIAFVFVERNVASPMVPLTLFESSSFSAANLLTLFLYAAIGVFFFVFPLNLIQVQGYSATATGAAILPLILLMFLLSRWSGGLVANYGPRGPLIIGPLVAATGFIMFAVPSVDDSYWRSFFLAVVVLGFGMAITVAPLTTVVMNSVEQDWVGTASGINNAVARVAGVLAIAVLGIVMVSAFGSRLNRNLAPLSLPPEIRRQLHSEEIKLAGLQVPAGLTPGTTTAIQQAVREAFLFGFRTIMLICASLSVAAAAVAWLMIPTAPQAC
- the mobB gene encoding molybdopterin-guanine dinucleotide biosynthesis protein B → MSFRRDPFQRYGTPVLAICGFSGSGKTTLLEAAIPQLVARGLSVAVVKHDAHGVIVDTPGKDSDRLFQAGATVALRGANQQFQRRGLTTSLTLDATLADLARDHDLVLVEGHKDTQLPKFWLEDSVHTAVAENIVNVIATLKRESQRLACFLEYVDAWLPKAWSARPLYRGLLIGGKSSRMGSAKQLLKFGDRQLGEIVAAALGADRCRRDVLTLGAGPVPPSLDDLVGLPDAPGFKGPCAGLLAAHRWAPEAAWVVAACDHPWLRMEDIEWLISLRRPGNWALVPRQEDGHPCPILALYEPQALAALERRVIEQPENARIAALLDHPRTLIIDPPPEHKRACANVNTPEEFRNAELLPKRT
- a CDS encoding MBG domain-containing protein is translated as MLFVFKLALLRVQENVVHRDLYGHSLSAFQAKFVKTFLVPLVLVSLVTLITGPLFGQTAVFSGVRTTIASGRVGGGWLHGPNGVAVDRSGNVYITYPRDNKVVKVPADDLSCASPAACITVGSGLSYPAAVAVDGSGNVFITDTRNNRVLKVPWTGSGYGPQRTVGSGLSYPAAVAVDGNGNVFIADSGNKRVVKVPWTGSDYGTQSTVLNGLMDPNALAVDGSGNLYIADHGVSPGDSRVFRTGGIGYFSVTYYPGGVAVDASGNVYITDLYNTDTDRVLKFPWDGDGYGPRSTLVGGLSSPHGITVDGLGNFYIVEYGNDQVLKLSLSAVDFATVRVGTTSTAVSVPFTFHTTASLNNTTPYQVLTQGAIGLDFGDAGGGTCAANHVYSAGDTCTVSATFTPQSAGQRMGAVVLKGTSGDVIATANLRGVGLAPQVVFAPGTRSTVGGFLRAASGVAVDGNGNVYAADTSDDQVVKVPWTGSGYGSQSTIGTTLFTPTGVAVDGSGNLYIADFSSPWLLKVPWTGTGYGEETSVGSSSIFAPVLSARAVAVDGSGSLYVATGSEVVRLPWTGSDYGTPSTVGSGWSTPSGVAVDVSGNVYVADTDLNRVVMVPWTGSMYAAQRTVGSGLSAPWGVAVDGSGNVYIADTGNKRVVKVPSTGGTQSTVASGLSGPRGVAVDGHGNLYIADGLSTRIVKVNVADPPSLSFSSLSVGAVSSAQDVAVSNIGNAPLSITRISTAPNFTLQGPNTTCASNGHSLIVGASCTLGIEFAPTLAGSNSGTVVLTDNALNQNSAKQTIALTGSATPTATSASVSADSNPQFYGGSVTFTAVVAPVAATGTVTFYDGSTQIGQQALSGGQGTLTISSLIVGTHTIKAIYSGDAGYIGSSATMIETIVPATPLITWKAPANIIYGAGLSGTHLNATTTVEGTWSYSPASGTMLNAGSHTLNVTFIPNDTTNYATATASVTVIVDKATASVTPMPASKTYGTADPVLSGMLSGFLFSDNVTAGYSRTPGETVTDGPYSISATLSPAGALGNYNITYNTAIFTINKASATVTPTASSKTYGTADPAFIGTLTGFLSSDNVTAGYSRTPGETVTDGPYSISATLSPAGALGNYNIIYNTAIFTINKASATVTPTASSKTYGNADPAFIGTLTGFLSSDNVTASYSRTSGETVTDGPYSISATLSPAGALGNYNITYNTAIFTINKAAASMTPTASAKAYGTADPALSGTLSGFQASDNITASYSRIAGETVAGGPYTISGALSPTEVLGNYTITYKTAAFTINKAPASVTPNAVSKPYGTSEPTLTGTLTGFVASDNVAATYTRAAGETVTGGPYTISATLSPSGVLGNYNITYNVAAFTIEKAMVWVTPNAVSKTYGTADPILTGTLSGFLASDNVAATYARTPGETVAGSPYIISSTFSPAAVLSNYDVAYGTAEFTITKAGTVATLQTSAPTVMLMSGLTLTAKVTSANGIPTGSVNFLDGTTALGSGTLDSTGTATLTVTLSAGTHNLTADYSGDSNFNGFISTRVNQTVQDFKLTTAGGEGTSLFTTVLPGGIATYQLQVTPTNGSTFPAAVTLNLSGVPAGATYTITPGSVAAGTASQTITVQVQTPRVVAGLSARGAGLPVLALGLLPMLGMVHLRRLGAGRTNRAAFMVCMLLAVGIVSTSACGGGFGFRNPAPRTYNLQLSGTSGALQHFATLNLTIK